Part of the Bradyrhizobium sp. AZCC 1721 genome, GACGCGGCGACGCTCCAGCGCGAAGTCGACCATCATGATGGCGTTCTTCTTGACGATGCCGACCAGCATCACGATGCCGATCATCGCAATCACGGACATTTCCATCCCGAACATCATCAGGGTCAGGATCGCGCCGATACCGGCCGACGGCAGGCCGGAGATGATGGTGATCGGATGGATGAAGCTCTCGTAGAGAATGCCGAGGATGACGAAGGCGGCGAACACTGCGGCGAGGATCAGGACGCCCTGCCCGCGCAGCGAATCCTGGAACACCTGCGCGGTGCCTGAGAATCCGGTGGCGATCGTCGCCGGCAGATTCGAAGCCTGCTCCAGCTTGGTAATCTCGTCGACCGCGTAGCCCAGCGAATAGCCCGGCGCGAGGTTGAAGGAGATCGTCACCGCCGGCTGCTGCGCCTGGTGGTTGATCTGCAGCGGACCGACGGTCGGAACCAGTTTTGCCACCGCCGACAGCGGGATGGTCTGGTTGTTCTGGGTCTTCATGTAGAGCTTGGAGAGATCGGACGGATCGATCCTGAACTGCGGCTGCACCTCCAGGATGATCTGGTAGTCGTTCGACGGCATGTAGATGGTGCCGATCTGACGCGAGCCATAGGCGTTGTAGAGCTGGTTGCGAACCTGATCGACGGTGACGCCGTAGACGGCAGCCTTTTCGCGGTCGATATCGACCGTCATCTGCGGGTTCTTGATGTAGAGGTCGGTGGTGACGTCGAGCAGGCCCGGCAGCTTCTCGATCTTCTCGCGCATTTCCGGCGCAAGCCGGTACAGCGAGTCGGTGTCGCCGCTCTGCATCACATACTGATACTGGCTCTTCGAGATCCGGCCGCCGATGTTGAGGTTCTGGATCGGCTGGAAGAACGCCTGCATGCCCGGAACCTGCCGCGCCTTGCCGCGCAGCCGCCCGATGATCGTGTTGAGGTTGTCGCGCTCCTTTTTCGGCTTCAGGGCGATGAACAGGCGTCCATAATTCGCCGTCGGATTGGGGCCGCCCGAGCCGACGGTGGAGTTGATGTAGTCGATCGCCGGATCGGATCTCAGCACGTCGACCAGCGCCTGCTGCCGCTCCTTCATCGCATCGAAGGAAGTATCGGTGGCGGCTTCGGTCACGCCGATCAGGAAGCCGGTGTCCTCCTGCGGGAAGAAGCCCTTGGGCACGATCATGTAGAGGTAGACGGTGCCGCCAAGCGTCGCCAGCGTCACCATCAGCATCATGAATTTGCGGGCCAGCACCCAGTCGAGCGTCCATTCATAGGCGCGCAGCCAGGATTCGAACATCCTCTCGAAGATGCGAAGCACGATGTTCGGCCGCTTGGTCGCGTCATGCGCCCGCAGCACGCGCGCGCACAGCATCGGGGTCAGCGTCAGCGACACGAATCCGGACACCAGGATGGCGACCGATACCGTCACCGCAAATTCGCGGAACACGCGGCCGACGATGCCGCCCATCAGGAGCACCGGAATGAACACCGCGATCAGCGAAAAGGTGATCGAAATGATGGTAAAGCCGATCTCGCGGGCGCCCTTCAGCGCCGCCTCGAACGGCCGCATGCCGTGCTCGATGTGGCGGACGATGTTTTCCAGCATGACGATGGCGTCGTCGACCACGAAGCCGACCGACAGCGTCATCGCCAGCAGCGTCATGTTGTTGATGGAATAGTCGAGCGCGTACATCACCGCGCAGGTGCCGAACAGCGAAATCGGCACCGCCAGCGCCGGAATGAAGGTCGCGGACGCCGAGCGCAGGAACAGGAAGATCACCAGGATCACCAGCCCGATCGCGATCAAAAGCGTTTCCTCGACGTCGGCCACCGCCTGGCGGATCGAGATCGAACGGTCCATCAGCACGTTGATCGAGACCGATGGCGGAATCTGCGCCCGCAGCACCGGCAGTTTGGCCAGGATGGAGTCGACCACCGCCACCGTGTTGGCGTCCGGCTGCTTCTGGATGCCGAGCACGATGGAACGGTCGCCGTTCAGCCAGCTCGCGATCCGCTCGTTCTCGACGCTGTCGTAGATCCGCGCCACCTCGTCGAGCTTGACCGGGGAGCCGTTGCGCCAGGCCACCACGATCTGGCGATAGTCCATCGCCTTATCCATCTGGCCCGAGGCCTGCAGGGCTACGTCCTGCTTCGGTCCGTTCAGCGTACCGACCGGGGTCGAGGAATTGGCGGCCGAAACTGCATTGCGAATGTCCTCGAGCGACAGCCCGCGCGCCGCGGCGGCCTCCGGATCGGCCTGAACGCGGATGGCGAATTTCTGGGCACCGTAGACGCTGACCTGGGCGACGCCTGGAATCTGCGACAGGGTTTGGCCGATCGTGATCTCGCCATACTCGTTGACCGCCGACAGCGGCAGCGTCGACGAGCCGAGCACCACGAACAGCACCGGGAAATCGGCCGGATTCACTTTGCGGAAACTCGGCGGAATGATCATCTCGCGCGGCAACCGGCGCTGCGCGATCGTCAGCGCGGTCTGTACGTCCAGCGCGGCGGCATCAATGTTGCGGTTGAGGTCGAACTGGATGGTGATGGTGCTGGTGCCCTGCGACGAGTTCGACGACATCGACGAGATGCCGGCGATCGTCGAGAGCTGGCGCTCGATGACGCCCGCAACCGAGGACGCCATGGTGTCCGCGCTCGCGCCCGGCAGGGTTGCGGTCACGGCGATAGTCGGGAAGTCGACCCGCGGCAGCGCCGAGACCGGCAATAAGCGAAAGCCGAAGATCCCGAACGCGATGATCGACGCCGTGATCAGCGTCGTCATGACCGGCCGGCGGATGCAGAGTTCGGACAGGGTCATCGGCTACGCCCCGGCCTTTTTGGCCCGCGGCTCGACCCGCGTTCCGTCAGACAGCAATAATTGCCCGTCGACCACCACGTTCTCGTCGCCGGCGAGCCCCTCCGAAATCACCGACGAGCCCTGCGACGTCCGGTCGACCGTGACCGGTTGGACCTTGGCGACCCCGTCCTTGACCACAAAGACGAAATTGCCGCTCTGGCTGCGCTGCACGGCGACCGTCGGCACCACGATTGCGTCTTCGCTGCGAATGACGAGCTTGGTGGCGACCAGCGTGCCCGGCCACAACGTCTCATTCTCATTGGCCATAATGCCGCGCACGGTGACCATACCGGTGGTCGCGTCCACGGTGTTTTCGACCATCGCGACCTTGCCGGTCTCTGAACGCCGATGGCCCGGGATCATCGCGGTGACGGTGGAGATCCCTTTCGCCATCGATTCCCGCAGATCGACCAGCACGCGCTGCGGTACCGCGAATGTCACATAGACCGGCGCCATCTGGTTGATGACCGCAAGCGGGGTGGTATCGGCGGGACGCACGAAATTGCCGACCTTCACGTTGGCCGCGCTGATCCGGCCCGAGAAAGGCGCGCGGATCATGGTGTAGCTTTTCTGGACCTTCAGGTTGTCCAGCGCAGCCTGATTGGCCTTGATGGTACCGGTCAGGATATCGGACTGTGTCCTGGCGTTGTCGACGTTGACCTGCGTGGTCGCGCCCTTGGCGACCAGATCGTTGAAGCGGCGGAGGTCACGCTGCGCGCCCTCGAGCTGCGCCTGGTCCCTGGCGAGCACGCCCTCGGCCTGTTCGATCTGGGCGTCGATCTGGCGGCTATCGAGCGTGAACAGCAAGTCGCCCTGGTTGACCTTGGCGCCATCCTCGAAATGCACCGCGACGATGGTGGTTTCCAGCCGCGATTTCAGCGCGACGCTGGAGATCGGCGTCACCGTCCCATTGGCGTCGACATC contains:
- a CDS encoding efflux RND transporter permease subunit; translated protein: MTLSELCIRRPVMTTLITASIIAFGIFGFRLLPVSALPRVDFPTIAVTATLPGASADTMASSVAGVIERQLSTIAGISSMSSNSSQGTSTITIQFDLNRNIDAAALDVQTALTIAQRRLPREMIIPPSFRKVNPADFPVLFVVLGSSTLPLSAVNEYGEITIGQTLSQIPGVAQVSVYGAQKFAIRVQADPEAAAARGLSLEDIRNAVSAANSSTPVGTLNGPKQDVALQASGQMDKAMDYRQIVVAWRNGSPVKLDEVARIYDSVENERIASWLNGDRSIVLGIQKQPDANTVAVVDSILAKLPVLRAQIPPSVSINVLMDRSISIRQAVADVEETLLIAIGLVILVIFLFLRSASATFIPALAVPISLFGTCAVMYALDYSINNMTLLAMTLSVGFVVDDAIVMLENIVRHIEHGMRPFEAALKGAREIGFTIISITFSLIAVFIPVLLMGGIVGRVFREFAVTVSVAILVSGFVSLTLTPMLCARVLRAHDATKRPNIVLRIFERMFESWLRAYEWTLDWVLARKFMMLMVTLATLGGTVYLYMIVPKGFFPQEDTGFLIGVTEAATDTSFDAMKERQQALVDVLRSDPAIDYINSTVGSGGPNPTANYGRLFIALKPKKERDNLNTIIGRLRGKARQVPGMQAFFQPIQNLNIGGRISKSQYQYVMQSGDTDSLYRLAPEMREKIEKLPGLLDVTTDLYIKNPQMTVDIDREKAAVYGVTVDQVRNQLYNAYGSRQIGTIYMPSNDYQIILEVQPQFRIDPSDLSKLYMKTQNNQTIPLSAVAKLVPTVGPLQINHQAQQPAVTISFNLAPGYSLGYAVDEITKLEQASNLPATIATGFSGTAQVFQDSLRGQGVLILAAVFAAFVILGILYESFIHPITIISGLPSAGIGAILTLMMFGMEMSVIAMIGIVMLVGIVKKNAIMMVDFALERRRVGLSAEHAIREAALLRFRPIMMTTFAAIFGTLPIALGAGAGAELRQPLGVAVVGGLCLSQLLTLYITPVIYIYLDRIDRRLRRKLEPQLQEAGEGERPHVVAAE
- a CDS encoding efflux RND transporter periplasmic adaptor subunit, whose product is MKKRTLILVTGAIAIATAAGFITRSSWMGGSSSAQAPQRPRTVSVEMAKAERKSVPVDVDANGTVTPISSVALKSRLETTIVAVHFEDGAKVNQGDLLFTLDSRQIDAQIEQAEGVLARDQAQLEGAQRDLRRFNDLVAKGATTQVNVDNARTQSDILTGTIKANQAALDNLKVQKSYTMIRAPFSGRISAANVKVGNFVRPADTTPLAVINQMAPVYVTFAVPQRVLVDLRESMAKGISTVTAMIPGHRRSETGKVAMVENTVDATTGMVTVRGIMANENETLWPGTLVATKLVIRSEDAIVVPTVAVQRSQSGNFVFVVKDGVAKVQPVTVDRTSQGSSVISEGLAGDENVVVDGQLLLSDGTRVEPRAKKAGA